The DNA region CAACTGATAAAACTCATGATTCCGGCTCCCTGCATGTGTTTAATCAGCTTCATTCGCCGCCGCAGGTTTTCCAGCTGTCCCCTGATCACATGACTGTCCGGATTATTCTGGTCTTCTTCGTGTAACGTTCGGATCAGAGAGGCAAGTGCCAGAAACTTGTTGGTATAAGAGAGAAACAGCAGAGAAATTGCCGGGAACAACAAAGCTGGCGTGGTAAGGGTCAACTGCATAAAACAACCAGTAAGGCCAAATAAAAAAACTATTATTTCGATAAATACTTAACTGTCAAATCATTTCAAACAGCTTTTCATACTTATCAAAGCCCTGGCCTCTTCCGCTTAAAGAGCTCCAGCTGCAAAAATCGCTCTGGCGCACGCAGATCAATCAGCCGCACCCCCAGACCCAGCAACCGGACCGGCTTATTACCCCGTTCCCATGCCCTGATCATCAGGGTTTTGAAATGCTCTTCAGCATCCTGGTCATCCCGGTCTGGAATCTCTTCCAGTGTCGTCTGACTGAAGTCTGAAAATTTAACTTTTACAAAACGCTTCTGCACAGCGTATTCAGAGTTGATTCCGGAAAACCGTTGCGCCAGATCATCCAGCAGAGGCTTTACCTTCGCGACAATATCAGCCTCGCCGAGAAGATCAGTGTCGTAGGTATGTTCAACCGAAAGGGATTTACGCCGCCGCCCGGTTTCCACCGGACGTTCATCCACCCCGCGAGCCATTTCCCAGAGACGCTCACCAAAAGTGCCAAACCAGCGACACAGTTCCAGGGGAGAATACTGTCGTAACTGACCACAGGTAAAAATACCTTTGTTGTGCATTTTTTCAGCGGTTACTTTACCAACGCCATGTATCCGTTCAACCGGAAGCTCAAAAACAAAGTTCTCAATATCTGTGGGCGGGATAACAAATAAACCATTTGGCTTATTCCAGTCGCTGGCAATTTTGGCAAGAAACTTATTGGGTGCAGCGCCTACTGAAACGGTTATACCCACCTCTTCCCTGACCGCCCGCATAATGTCCTGTGCCATAAGTGTGGCACTGCCTTTGCATAACTCAACGCCCGTAACATCAAGGTATGCTTCATCAAGCGACAGAGGTTCGATAAGAGAGGTATAACGCTGAAAGATGTCGTGCATCTTCTTCGAGGCTTCTTTATAAATATCAAATCGTGGAGGAATAATTTTTAATTCAGGACATAACCTGATGGCCTGAAACGACGCCATGGCAGAACGGACTCCCGCCTCTCTGGCCGCATAACTGCAGGTGGCGATCACTCCACGTCGTTCTGGCCTGCCTCCAACGGCAAAAGCCTTTCCTTTTAACGAAATATCTTCACGCTCTTCCACCGAGCAATAAAATGCATCTGCATCTACGTGCAGAATTTTACGATTTTCTCCGGGTAATGAAGTAGAAAGCTGATCAGACATAACAGGTCAGTTACACAACAGGTTCATTACATCTATGTTACTGATTCATTGGCTTAATACGCAAGAAAAACTGTTTTTTTATACAGTACAAAAAACCTGCTCAGACAAATATGGAACAAAAGTACTCATTTTTGGCAATAGCCACTTCCCCGTATTCCCATGTTATCCAGAAAGGCGTTGAATGCGCTCCACTGACTTCATTGCCGGGCCAGAAGACCAACATTCATCCAAAGTCCGATGATGACTCAGGCAGGTTCCTTTACCGAGCCATTCCTCATAAGTGTGCTGAGCCAGTGTACTTATGAGGAATGCCTCATAAACCTTGTTGTTTAAACAACATTGCTATTTCAACAACGTTTTCCAACGAGAGAATCACGGCACTGCAAATGCGCTTTACGATTTTCAATACACCGGTTATTCGCCCGTTATTTGTCCTGATTGCCAGACTGGGACTGTTTTTGTCCGGCTGGAAAGTGGAAGGTAAAAAGCCCAAGGCGCCAAGGTTTATCCTTGTTGCTGCACCACATACCAGCAACTGGGATTTTTTCTATGGTATTGCCATTGGCCTGTGTACTGGCGTTCACTGTTACTGGATGGGCAAATCCAGCCTGTTCTGGGGACCTTTTGGACCCATCATGCGCTGGCTTGGCGGCATTGCCGTCGACCGCACAAAACCGAAAAGCATGGTAGAGCAGACGGTTTGTGCCTTCAAAGGCAACAAACAGCTCCGTCTGGTTATCTGCCCGGAAGGCACCCGTGCCAGAGGGGATCGCTGGCGCACCGGTTTTTATCATGTGGCTAAAAACGCTAATATTCCCATTGTTCTGGGATATCTGGACTTCAAGCGCAAAGTAGGTGGCTTTGGTCCAATAGTGAAACCGACCGACAACATGGAAAAAGACCTGTGTGAAATTCAGGCCTTCTATGAGGGAATTACCGGCAAGTTTCCGGAGCGCTTCAGCCCGGTACAATCCCAAAGCTGCTGCACCCAGTACGCAGACACACCAGCAAAAGCTGTGATCGCAAAATAATTCTATTGCCGTTTCGTAACTGCAGATTATGAAAACGGCATTTTCATAGCAAACTAGCGCTTTACACTCCCCTGACAAGATGGCAATCTCAATGGTATGGAACACACCATAATAATTGCTGACGACCACCCCCTCTTCCGGGCTGCACTGCAGGCAGCGTTACGGCAGGGGCTGATAAATCCCGAGATACACGAGGCGGGCTCGATAGCGGCGCTACAGTCAGTGCTGGGACAGGTTCCCAGCCCTGACCTGATCCTGCTTGATCTGCACATGCCCGGCGCTCATGGTTTGTCTGGCCTTATCTTTCTTCGGGGACACTACCCCGAGGTACCGGTTGCCATCGTTTCAGCCTCCGACGACCAGCAGGTCATCCAGCGCGCCATGCAGCACGGTGCTCACGGTTTCATTCCAAAATCCTCACCACTGGATACCCTGAAAGAAGCGATCGGCAGAATACTGGATGGCGAAGTCTGGCTACCCGGCAATATGGCAGGTATCGCCACGCAGCAGGAAACACCGGATATCGAACAAAAGCTTGCTTCCCTGACTCCGCAGCAGTTCCGGGTACTGGGCATGATCAGTGAAGGTCTGCTGAACAAGCAGATCGCCTACGATCTGGAAGTGTCAGAAGCCACGATCAAGGCTCACGTTACCGCTATTTTCAAAAAGCTGGGGGTTCGTAACCGCACCCAGGCGGTTATTGCCATGAAAGAGCTGGAAATTGATCAACCCGGTAGCAATTCACCCAGCGAGTCACCTGGCGAGTCACCCAGCAATTCACCCAACGAGCCAGATAACAATCAGGCTCCGGATATTTGAGCGACAGATGTCAACAATGCCCTGAGAGCTGCCGGTTTAACCGGTTTGCTGAGAAAACGAATTCCCAGCTCCAGACATTGTTCACGCAGATTCTGGCGGGTAGTCGCCGTGATCAATACCGCCGGAATATCATGTTCGCTGAGTTCCCGAAGCTGCCGGATCAGTTCTATACCGTTGCAACACTCTTCCAACTGATAATCCATCAGCAACACATCAGGAATCTGTCGTTCAATAAGTCGAACGGCCTGATCACGCCCATCAGCACACTCAACCGTACAGCCCCATCGCTGTAACAGACTGGACATTCCCACAAGGATGTCTTCTTCATTATCAACACAGAGAACCTTCAGGTGACTCAGGGAGCTGGCTGGCAGCATGACCCGATGCTGTTGCACAATCCTGCGCTCGACCGTATCCAGGCAAACCGAAAAAACCGTTCCTTTCCCGGACAAAGAACGTAACCGCAGTTGGTGCCCCAGTACATCGGCAATGCCTTTAGCAATGGAAAGACCCAACCCCAGCCCTTTGCCATCCTGACGCAGTCGTTCAAACTCACTGAAAATCAGTTCCTGTTTATCTTCCGGAATGCCAGGACCATTATCCCGAACCTCTATTCGCAACTGTCGGCTACTGGTACGACGTACGACCAGCATGACTCTGCCAGGGCTACCATTAGAGCTACCATCAGAGCCGCTGTAACGAAATGCATTGGTGAGAAAGTTCTGCAACAGCCTGCGCAAAAGATTTGGATCGCTGCGTACCCAGGCGACTGTCGACACCAGTCTGAAATCCAGCCCTTCCTGCTCAGCCAGTAAATCAAATTCAGACTTCAATGGCCCCAGAACCTCTGACAGACAAAACTCACGAATACTGGCCCGTAACTTCCCGGCCTCAAGCCTCGACATATCCAGAATATCTTTCAACAGCCGCTCGGCGGATTCCAGAGAACTGTTTAAATGAGCGGTCAGGGCATGGGCTTCATCCGGCAGCTGAGACGATTCCAGCGATGCCGCAAACAGGCGCGCCGCATTCATTGGCTGCATCAGGTCATGGCTGACCGCCGCAAAAAAACGCGACCGGGAACGGTTAGCCGCTTCGGCCTGAGCCCTGGCCTGCTCCAGCGCCCGGTTAAGCTCAGACAGCTCCATCGTACGTTCCTGAACCCGCTGTTCAAGACTTTCATTCACGTCTTTAAGAGCTTGCTCAACCTGTCTGAATTCGGTGATATCGGTGAAACTCATAACAAAACCACCGCCCGGCATCGGGTTGCCGCGAATCTCAATCACCTTGCCATCAGGATGCCTGCGTTCGGACTTATGCGCACAACCTTGCTGCATAAAACCTACGCGTTTCAGCACATGCTCTTCTGCCGAACCGGGGCCACACAGCCCTCGCCGGGCATTATGGAAAATAATCTCCTCAACCGGACGACCCACCGTAATCAATGATTCCGGATACTTAAACAGTTCGACGTAACGACGGTTCCATGCCACCAGTTGCAGGTTTTTATCGACAACGCTTACCCCCTGTTCCAGATTTTCAATAGCGCCCTGCAACAGCTCACGGTTAAACTGCAGCACTTCTGATGCCTCATCAACAATCGCCTCAACATCCTCAAGGCGCATCTGTCCACCAGCCAGTGACGCTTTCATGACCACCTTGGCAGAAGTTGCCCCCATAACACCTGCCAGCAGACGTTCAGAGGCCAGCAGCACTTCCCTGTCCACCAGGGCGGTTCCGGATACGCCGTTGAGCTGCCTTTCCATCAGCGCTTCAACCTTACCGGCATCCACGAAACGTACCAGCAACGCCTGTAACTCCTCTTTCGTGACTCTGGCATTGCGATAAGATTCCGTATCACCCTCTGACACATTCATAAACTGATGCGCCTGACGCAGCTCCACACCGGAAGGCCGGAAACAAAAACAACCGGCAATATACAGCAGGCTGTTAACAACAAAAGCGATCAGAGTTCCACTGAAAGGGCGGGAGGTGGCTTCAAAACCAAACAGCGACTGAGGCTTTAACGCAGACAAACCGAACAGGCCATCCTGCATGATTGAAACAGGCAGCCAGCCACTCTGAACAAACAATGGCACAACCAGCGTAAAGAGCCATACCGAAGCGCCTCCCAGCAACCCCAGATAGACCGCTTTGTGGTTACTGTCACGGATATACAACCCACCCAGAACAGCAGGCAACAACTGAATAGCGGCCCCAAGTGACAGCTGCCCCAGCCCCGCCAGCCCCGGTATGCCAGTACTGCTCTCCATAAGCCGGTAGAGCATGTACGTCAGCAGCAGAAGTGCAATGATGACTGTGCGACGAACATTCAGCAGCAAACCACTGAAACGATAAAAGTTGCGCTCATCATTCCGGGAGCTGCGCAAAATAATTGGCATTAGTATTTCATTGGACACCATGGTGGACAGTGAAAGGGTTGCGACAATCACCATGCTGATGGCTGCCGACACACCTCCCATATAAACCAGAACCGACATAACTTCTGAACCAAGAGCCTGAGGCAGAAGAATGACGTAGCTGTCGGCCGATACCGTGTTCCCAAGTACCTGTTGACCGGCATAAGTCAGTGGCAGTATCAGGACACTGATCAGCACCAGATACAGGGGGAACAACCAGCGGGAACGATGAAAATCTTTAATATCCGAATTCTCTACAACAATCGTGTGGAACTCTCTGGGTAGGCAGATTACGGAAGCCATCATGATAAAAGTGGGAAAAATCAGGACATCAAACCAGTTGCCGGGCGGCTGCATCCAGTCACGGGTATCCGGTAGCTGAAACGACGATTCTCCCGCGCCAAATACCTTCCAGCAAACCCAGCCCCCCACCACCAGAAACGCCGTCAGCTTCAGAACAGACTCGAAAGCAATAGCCGTCATAACACCCTGCTGATGCTCGGTTGTGTCTATCCGCCGGGTGCCAAAGATAATGACAAACACTGCCAGCAGTGCTGTAACCACCAGCACCAGATCCTGAAAGTTAATACCGCCCTCTCCCCGAAAAGACAACAGATCAAACCCCATGACAATGGCTTTCAGTTGCAGGGCAATATAAGGCAGAGACCCCAGCACCAGAATAAAGGTCACCAGTGCGGCAAGCCCCCGGGACTTACCGTGGCGGGAAGCAATGAAATCAGCAATAGAGGTAATATTGGCTTTTTTACTGACCAGAATAAGCTTGTTCAGCACTTTCCAGAACAGTGTGAACATCAGCATCGGTCCCAGAAAGACCGGTACAAACGACCATGGTTCAGTACTGGCCTGCCCCACTGTGCCAAAAAAAGACCACGAAGAACAATAAACCGCCAGCGACAAGCCATAAATATAAGATCGCCATTGTGTTTTTTTTCTGAGGTCAATGCGATCCCCGTACCAGGCCACTCCAAACAAGCCTGCCACATACAACATAGCAATCAGTGCCAGTAACCAACCCGTCATATCAGTAATTTTTCAGTTCATGTTTTTTACAGGCAGTTATACACGGGTCTTCGACTAAAGTCTCATGGTGATATGACCTTTGACTGCTAATTTTCTGTCTCGTAACCGGATTGTACAGTGTGAACTCAGTTCACAAACTAACGCCCTGTGCGATTCTGGTTACTAGCAAGTAGGTGCTATTGGCGGCAGGTTTTACCCACCGCCTTTTTTGTTTGTAAATTGTCCATAACTATACAAACAGCTGCACAAAGGGCTAAACAATGGCCTGTCAGGAATAAGACAAAGGTCTAATTCCCCGGAGCGATACCATCCGTAAGATTAGTCACTGACATCCGAACACTATAAAAATAACAACATCAGGATACATTGTATGAGTACCGGTACCTCCCACGGCACTGTTTACCCTGTCTCTCCAGAACTCAAGGCTCGTTCACTGGTTGATAACGAGCGCTATCTGGCCATGTATCAGCAGTCGATTATTAACCCTGAAGGCTTCTGGCGTGAACATGGCCAGCGGATCGACTGGTTTAACCCATTTACAAAAGTAAAAAAAGTTTCATTTGACGATCACTTTGTTGATATCAACTGGTTTTACGACGGTACCACCAATGCTTCCTACAACTGTCTGGACCGTCATCTGGACACCAGAGGCGATCAGGTAGCCATTATCTGGGAGCCTGATGAAGAAGGCGAAGCACGCAAGGTTACCTACAAAGAACTGCACGAACAGGTTTGCCGCTTTGCTAACGCCCTGAAAAGTCAGGGTGTTCGTCAGGGTGATGTAGTCGCCATCTATATGCCAATGATTGTTGAGGCCATTGTAGCCATGCAGGCCTGCAGCCGCATAGGTGCTGTTCACTCTGTGGTATTTGGAGGTTTCTCACCGGAGGCTCTGGCTGGACGAATTATCGACTCCAGCGCCAAAGTGGTGATTACTGCCGATGAAGGCGTCCGTGGTGGCAAGAAAGTCCCACTCAAAGAAAACGTTGACGAAGCCCTGACCCACCCCGGTATCAAGTCCATCGAAAAAGTCATCGTTTATCGCCATACGCAAGCCGACATTGCCTGGCACGAACACCGGGACGTTTCCTGGACTGATATGACCGCCATTGCGTCTCCTTACTGTCAGCCCCGGGAAATGAATGCCGAAGACCCTCTGTTTATCCTTTATACCTCAGGCTCTACCGGCAAACCTAAAGGCGTTCAGCACACAACTGGTGGCTATCTCGTTTATGCTTCCATGACCCACGAATACGTCTTTGACTATAAACCGGGAGAAGTTTTCTGGTGCAACGCTGATGTCGGCTGGGTAACGGGTCATTCCTACGTCACTTACGGCCCGCTGCTTAATGGTGCCACCATCGTTATGCACGAAGGCTTACCCAACTACCCTGAAGTGAACCGGATCAGTAAAATCGTCGATAAGCACAACGTTAATATCCTCTATATTGCTCCAACGGCCATTCGGGCATTGATGGCGGAAGGCGACAAAGCGGTAGAAGGTACAAGCCGCCAGAGCCTGAGATTGCTGGGTACCGTGGGAGAGCCCATTAACCCTGAAGCCTGGCACTGGTATTACAAAACAGTGGGGGAAGAACGCTGCGCCATTGTTGATACCTGGTGGCAAACCGAAACCGGTGCTGCCATGCTGACACCCTTGCCTGGCGCAACAGACCTGAAGCCAGGTTCTGCGACCCGTCCTTTCTTCGGTGTACAACCCGCCCTGGTGGACAACGCAGGCCTGTTAATTGAGGGAGAAGGAGAAGGCAATCTGGTTATCCTCGACAGCTGGCCAGGCCAGGCAAGAACGGTATTTGGCGACCATGACCGCTTTATCCAGACCTACTTCACTCACTTTAAAGGCATGTATACCACGGGGGATGGTGCGCGCCGGGACAAAGATGGCTATTACTGGATCACAGGTCGTGTTGACGATGTACTGAACGTTTCAGGTCATCGCATGGGGACAGCAGAAATTGAGTCCGCCATGGTCGCCCATAAGAGTGTTGCTGAAGCGGCGGTGGTTGGCTTCCCTCACAACATCAAGGGCGAAGGTATCTATGTCTATGTTACTTTGAACTCCGGTACCGAATATTCAGACGAGCTGAAATCTGATTTACGACAGTGGGTTCGTAAAGAGATCGGCCCTATCGCCACACCCGATATTATCCAGTGGGCGCCAGGTCTGCCAAAAACCCGTTCAGGAAAGATCATGCGTCGGATTCTGCGCAAAATTGCCTCAGGCGATTACGACAACCTGGGGGACACTTCCACCCTGGCCGACCCGACTGTAGTCGATCATCTGATCCGCGACCGGGCTCTGGCCAGCTAAACAGGCACTGCGGCCGGTGGAGAATACCACCGGCTAGCGCCTCTGCCTGATTACTCACTCATCGCCGTATAGCTCGTTGTATAGCTCCATACTTTAATGCCCTCCTGTGTAAACCAGTTAATTATCCAGTCACAATAAAAATCTTATATTTTTCAATAAAAAAGAAACTTATTATTGACTTTAAGAATGATCGTCCATAAGATTCGCACCTCGTTGATGCGGGGTGGAGCAGCCTGGTAGCTCGTCGGGCTCATAACCCGAAGGTCGTCAGTTCGAATCTGGCCCCCGCTACCAATTTTATACAACAGTGTTTTTTACTGTTGTAACAACGACGGTCACACTTACCAGTGCAGTGATCAGTCTACAGACTCTTTTATAGACGCGTTTTATAAACTCGTTTTATAAAGAATGGATGCGGGGTGGAGCAGCCTGGTAGCTCGTCGGGCTCATAACCCGAAGGTCGTCAGTTCGAATCTGGCCCCCGCTACCAATTTTATACAACAGTGTTTTTTACTGTTGTAACAACGACGGTCACACTTACCAGTGCAGTGATCAGTCTACAGACTCTTTTATAGACGCGTTTTATAAACTCGTTTTATAAAGAATGGATGCGGGGTGGAGCAGCCTGGTAGCTCGTCGGGCTCATAACCCGAAGGTCGTCAGTTCGAATCTGGCCCCCGCTACCAATGTTATACAACAGTGTTTTTACTGTTGTAACAACGACGATCACATTGACCAGTGCAGTGATCAGTCTACAGACTCTTTTATAAACTCGTTTTATAAAGAATGGATGCGGGGTGGAGCAGCCTGGTAGCTCGTCGGGCTCATAACCCGAAGGTCGTCAGTTCGAATCTGGCCCCCGCTACCAATTTTGCACAACAGTGTTTTTACTGTTGAAACAACGACGATCACATTGACCAGTGCAGTGATCAGTCTACAAACTCTTTTATAAACTCGTTTTATAAAGAATGGATGCGGGGTGGAGCAGCCTGGTAGCTCGTCGGGCTCATAACCCGAAGGTCGTCAGTTCGAATCTGGCCCCCGCTACCAATGTTATACAACAGTGTTTTTACTGTTGTAACAATGACGATCACATTGACCAGTGCAGTGATCAGTCTACAGACTCTTTTATAGACTCGTTTTATAAAGAATGGATGCGGGGTGGAGCAGCCTGGTAGCTCGTCGGGCTCATAACCCGAAGGTCGTCAGTTCGAATCTGGCCCCCGCTACCAATTTATTGATATTTCAGACATCAATGTCAGATCTGATTTTCAATTGAAAATTTTCAAATTTAGATGCGGGGTGGAGCAGTCTGGTAGCTCGTCGGGCTCATAACCCGAAGGTCGTCGGTTCGAATCCGGCCCCCGCTACCACCATTTGATCAAATCGGCTTGTCCGGTTTTTTTGTTCTTCAGGTCAATGCAATCCTCCGATCTCTCCAATCAGCCCAAAACCGCTCTCATTGTTGAAGGCGGTGGTATGCGAGGCGTATTTGCTGCCGGCGTGCTTGATGCTTTTGCCGACAAGAGACACAAGCCTTTTGCTGGCTACTACGGCGTTTCAGCTGGCGCTCTCAATCTGCTCTCATTCCTTTCCGGTCAGCGAGGACGAAACCTCGACATTTATACCAGTACCTGTCTGGAACCCAACTTCATCAGCCTTGCCCGTCATATTCGCGGTGGCAACCTGTTCGATCTGGACTGGTTTTTTGAAAGAATCAGCAAGCAGTTTACCATTGACAGCCGTCGCTTCTATCAGACTCTCGAAAGCAGTCACATGACTGTGGTGACAACCTGCACCCGCACCGGCTATCCGGTTTATCACGAAATAACACCGGATACTGACAGGGACGACCTGTTCAATATCCTGAAAGCGTCCAGTGCATTGCCTATGATTTATCGCTCTCCAATCCATGTTGACGAGCGAACATTGATGGATGGCAGCCTTTCCGACCCTTTGCCTGTCATCAAGGCCATTGAAGACGGCTTCAAAGACCTGGTCATTATTCGAACCAGAGAAAGCAACTATCGGAAAACGACATCGTCCAGCAATCGCCTTCTGGCCTGGCAGTTTCGCAAGCAGCCCGCGCTGTCCAGCCTGATTCGCCAGCAGTACGCTATCTATAACGAAACGCTCGACCAGCTTGATGATTTTCGGGAAAAAGGTATTTCTATCACCGAAATTTGCCCGGAGACGCCACTTAATTCGACCCGTAGTACACGCAACCGCAATCGACTGGTGGCTGACTATCATCGAGGTTATGCCATTGGGTATAACCTGCTGGGTCAGGACACCCCTTTAACGGAGTGACAGGCATTCAGCCTGTCCCCCCCCTTTCTTCAGACACCTTACCTCTTCATAAAAAAACAACCCTCTGGCGTTCTTGTAATTCCCGACTAGGCTATGTACTGCCAGCATTCTCGACAGTAATTTACGGTCTATGCCGTTACGAGAGGTTACTTATGTCCAGACCCGTTCTCGTCCCCATTGCACAAGGCTGCGAAGAAATTGAAGCAGTGACCATCATAGACACTCTGCGCCGGGCTGGAGCTAAGGTAACGGTTGCAGCCTGTACCAGCGATGACAGTCTGGATATCGAAGCTTCCAGAGGCGTAAAACTGACCGCTGACACGCATATCAACCATTGTCGCGACAATACTTTCCATATGATAGCGCTCCCCGGCGGCATGCCCGGCGCAGCGAACCTGAGAGACTGCGAACCTCTGATTCAGTTATTACATGAACAACAGCAGGCTTCCCGATGGTACACCGCTATTTGTGCTTCACCCGCCGTTGTACTGGCACACCATTCATTGCTGGATAATGTCAGTGCCACCTGCTACCCCAGCTTTCTTGACCAGCTTGAAGGCGCGCTTCCCCGACCAACCGATCCGGTTGTTATCGACCAGAAAAACAAAGTTATCACAGCCCAGGGACCAGGCAATGCCATGAGCTTCAGCTTTGCTCTCATTGACGCTCTGTATGGCAAAGACACCCACAGACCTGTCGCAAAACAGATGATCGCCGACTGGGCCATTCACTAAGAGTCAATTCACTGAAGATTGAGTAATGTTGAAGCCGTGGCCGGAAGTGCTTGAGCAATGAATCCGAGTTCAGGATTTCATTTGATCGACTACTTATGCTTATATTGGAAATAAGGGTTTAGAAAAAGCCAGTACGGACGCTAGCACTACCAATAATAAACCTGAGAGGTATGCCATCAATGGAAAGCGTTATCTTAATCGCAATCAGTGCTTTTGCTCTTTATTATCTCAGCCTTAAGCAGGATCACATGGCTGACACCATGCTTGCCGAAGCGTTTGATCGGTTCGAACGCCGATACAACAACGTGACTTATTCCTGTCACGAATCAACAGTCGTCAAAAAAAAACTGTTCAGCTTTCCAGACGTACCCTGCATTCCTTCTATTAACTTCAATGTTCGCGCCCTGTGCCTGACAGAAAGCGGGGACTGGTTCTGGTTTGACGCCAGCATTCGTCTGATGAAAATCCATTCTACCAGTATTACACCGGCAACCAGCCAGGAAGCCAGCGAAGCCCTGAAGGATGACCCGGAATGTTTCAGCCGCTATTTTTCTGACAAAAAGCCAGCCAACCATGCATAGCCATACAAACGACAGTACAATAACAACAGGATGATAACTACGAACAGGTAGCGGAAAGAATGGTTCCTTTAGCTGTTTACGCCACCAGCAAAGTACTGAGTGGCGTTTTTTTCAGGAAGCCGCTTCTAATACCAATCGCAATAATTAGCTATTCAACTCCTCACTGCGCAGCTCTTTTCTCAGAATTTTCCCAACCGGCGTCATGGGAAGCTCATCACGAAACTCAACCTGCTTCGGCACTTTGTAGGCGGCAAGGTGCTGGCGACAATATTCAACCACTTCGTCTTTGCCCAGTTCTTTATCCCGGGCAATAACAAACAGCTTTACCGCTTCTCCGGTTTTCTCATCAGGCACCCCAATGGCCGCACAGTTATCTACCTTGTCAAAACCACTGACAACATCTTCAACTTCGTTAGGGTATACATTAAATCCGGACACCAGGATCATATCCTTGATGCGATCAACAATGCGCACAAAGCCGTCTTCCTGAATAACAGCCACATCTCCCGTTTTCAGCCAGCCATTCTCATCAAGCACCTCTCTGGTGGCGTCTTCATTTTTCCAATAGCCTTTCATTACCTGCGGCCCTCTGACGCACAGCTCTCCGACTTCATTGACGGGTAATTCATTACCACTGTCGTCCAGTATCTTCAGGGCAGTATCTGGAACAGGCAAACCGGCTGTTCCCAGCTGCGACAATTCCCCGATTGGGTTAATGCACACCGCCGGGGTACATTCAGTGAGTCCGTAGGCTTCTGAAACACGACAACCGGTTACCTTATGCCAGCGCAGACCAGTGTCTTCCTGCAGTGCTGTTCCTCCAGACAGTGTGAACTTCAACCCCGAAAAGTCACACTGACTGAAATCAGGGTGATTCATCAAACTGACAAACAGCGTGTTAAGCCCAACAAACCCTGTAAATCGCCAGGGCTTGATAAATTTAATAAAGGTTGCCGTATCCCTTGGATTAGCAATAAGAATATTGCGATTCCCAAGGTA from Endozoicomonas sp. NE40 includes:
- a CDS encoding DUF2721 domain-containing protein, producing MQLTLTTPALLFPAISLLFLSYTNKFLALASLIRTLHEEDQNNPDSHVIRGQLENLRRRMKLIKHMQGAGIMSFISCVLVMFLLHLNLFQWGFIIFGLSLLFLLVSLVICLMEIKISIDALELQVQQMDH
- the dinB gene encoding DNA polymerase IV, whose product is MSDQLSTSLPGENRKILHVDADAFYCSVEEREDISLKGKAFAVGGRPERRGVIATCSYAAREAGVRSAMASFQAIRLCPELKIIPPRFDIYKEASKKMHDIFQRYTSLIEPLSLDEAYLDVTGVELCKGSATLMAQDIMRAVREEVGITVSVGAAPNKFLAKIASDWNKPNGLFVIPPTDIENFVFELPVERIHGVGKVTAEKMHNKGIFTCGQLRQYSPLELCRWFGTFGERLWEMARGVDERPVETGRRRKSLSVEHTYDTDLLGEADIVAKVKPLLDDLAQRFSGINSEYAVQKRFVKVKFSDFSQTTLEEIPDRDDQDAEEHFKTLMIRAWERGNKPVRLLGLGVRLIDLRAPERFLQLELFKRKRPGL
- a CDS encoding lysophospholipid acyltransferase family protein yields the protein MRFTIFNTPVIRPLFVLIARLGLFLSGWKVEGKKPKAPRFILVAAPHTSNWDFFYGIAIGLCTGVHCYWMGKSSLFWGPFGPIMRWLGGIAVDRTKPKSMVEQTVCAFKGNKQLRLVICPEGTRARGDRWRTGFYHVAKNANIPIVLGYLDFKRKVGGFGPIVKPTDNMEKDLCEIQAFYEGITGKFPERFSPVQSQSCCTQYADTPAKAVIAK
- a CDS encoding response regulator transcription factor: MEHTIIIADDHPLFRAALQAALRQGLINPEIHEAGSIAALQSVLGQVPSPDLILLDLHMPGAHGLSGLIFLRGHYPEVPVAIVSASDDQQVIQRAMQHGAHGFIPKSSPLDTLKEAIGRILDGEVWLPGNMAGIATQQETPDIEQKLASLTPQQFRVLGMISEGLLNKQIAYDLEVSEATIKAHVTAIFKKLGVRNRTQAVIAMKELEIDQPGSNSPSESPGESPSNSPNEPDNNQAPDI
- a CDS encoding PAS domain-containing hybrid sensor histidine kinase/response regulator gives rise to the protein MTGWLLALIAMLYVAGLFGVAWYGDRIDLRKKTQWRSYIYGLSLAVYCSSWSFFGTVGQASTEPWSFVPVFLGPMLMFTLFWKVLNKLILVSKKANITSIADFIASRHGKSRGLAALVTFILVLGSLPYIALQLKAIVMGFDLLSFRGEGGINFQDLVLVVTALLAVFVIIFGTRRIDTTEHQQGVMTAIAFESVLKLTAFLVVGGWVCWKVFGAGESSFQLPDTRDWMQPPGNWFDVLIFPTFIMMASVICLPREFHTIVVENSDIKDFHRSRWLFPLYLVLISVLILPLTYAGQQVLGNTVSADSYVILLPQALGSEVMSVLVYMGGVSAAISMVIVATLSLSTMVSNEILMPIILRSSRNDERNFYRFSGLLLNVRRTVIIALLLLTYMLYRLMESSTGIPGLAGLGQLSLGAAIQLLPAVLGGLYIRDSNHKAVYLGLLGGASVWLFTLVVPLFVQSGWLPVSIMQDGLFGLSALKPQSLFGFEATSRPFSGTLIAFVVNSLLYIAGCFCFRPSGVELRQAHQFMNVSEGDTESYRNARVTKEELQALLVRFVDAGKVEALMERQLNGVSGTALVDREVLLASERLLAGVMGATSAKVVMKASLAGGQMRLEDVEAIVDEASEVLQFNRELLQGAIENLEQGVSVVDKNLQLVAWNRRYVELFKYPESLITVGRPVEEIIFHNARRGLCGPGSAEEHVLKRVGFMQQGCAHKSERRHPDGKVIEIRGNPMPGGGFVMSFTDITEFRQVEQALKDVNESLEQRVQERTMELSELNRALEQARAQAEAANRSRSRFFAAVSHDLMQPMNAARLFAASLESSQLPDEAHALTAHLNSSLESAERLLKDILDMSRLEAGKLRASIREFCLSEVLGPLKSEFDLLAEQEGLDFRLVSTVAWVRSDPNLLRRLLQNFLTNAFRYSGSDGSSNGSPGRVMLVVRRTSSRQLRIEVRDNGPGIPEDKQELIFSEFERLRQDGKGLGLGLSIAKGIADVLGHQLRLRSLSGKGTVFSVCLDTVERRIVQQHRVMLPASSLSHLKVLCVDNEEDILVGMSSLLQRWGCTVECADGRDQAVRLIERQIPDVLLMDYQLEECCNGIELIRQLRELSEHDIPAVLITATTRQNLREQCLELGIRFLSKPVKPAALRALLTSVAQISGA